From the Eremothecium cymbalariae DBVPG#7215 chromosome 6, complete sequence genome, one window contains:
- the PMC1 gene encoding calcium-transporting ATPase PMC1 (similar to Ashbya gossypii AFL011W) has product MIQSIHESRLGMSRRSSKVSISSAFPIKPEQLGELHDPKSLAAFDRVFDSNEQGLYKLLKTDQDAGLTLYDENVKDSERYLVYGDNRIPERKSKSFLQLTWAAFKDQTMILLTVAAVVSLALGLYETIGQPVEYDDEGNEMAKVDWVEGVAIMVAVLVVVIVGAVNDYQKELQFAKLNRKKDDRDVIVIRNGEQHVISIHDLLVGDLICLQTGDVVPADCILVKGACECDESALTGETDTIKKVEINVALRKYKEMVASNPGVDIGTVYGDEENVPDPMLLSGSKLSGLCQAIVTSVGVNSVHGKTMMALKVEVEETPLQQRLGNLAENISIYGSLVALLLFIILFARFLSYLPANKKYHGLKPAQKGSKFMDIFITAVTVIVVAVPEGLPLAVTLALAFATTRMTKDGNLVRVLRACETMGSATAVCSDKTGTLTQNRMTVVKGILGGSHFDDTVDAGHKGIRSETVFHNDLSEELRNDVLSNIALNSTAFENKEVTQETEISCNPYHKPRRVLFPWSKNKKVQEHEEIASASKSQKESFIGSKTETALLTIAKKSLNMTDLQSLREETIQLGVESIVQVIPFESSRKWGGIIVKLDNGIFRFYIKGAAEAVLRRCRYKRLSDNTIIKLSPEVYPQDENIIRSLAADALRTISLAHMDFSSRLASWPPKELEDPSNPLIASPELLFGEELNPTGSDKPEIITNDNSGLVLDGIVGIQDPLREGVKESVEQCQRSGVTVRMVTGDNILTAKSIARNCSILSEEQYQDSTCAMEGPVFRKLSKSEQVNIIPKLRVLARSSPEDKRILVENLKQMGELVAVTGDGTNDAPALKLADVGFSMGIAGTEVAREASDIILMTDDFTAIVNAIKWGRCVSISIKKFLQFQLTVNITAVILTFVSAVASSDEDAVLTAVQLLWVNLIMDTLAALALATDKPDDNILDRKPNGRNTPLVSVSTWKMILGQAALQLVVTFILHFCGKKIFYPGRDKISGHESQKLNALVFNTFVWLQFFKLLVSRKLDEADGISNWRARITTSNLNFFQNLSRNYYFLAIITIIGMCQILIMFVGGAAFSIARQTGAMWATAIICGMLSLPVGVLIRICPDEWVIAIFPTTLFNMLKYIVTLKFLKRPLKKEQESLLIEGEPNGHDLLGSSAFERAKLDVLIHKERFKDYEVSYLNPASIIRKWRCSQDLNPSDDEHSLIASLTMVPTLVGGAVGGFSHITIKPSKEFAQTVAVSPSSVGSSSATDDIEEIK; this is encoded by the coding sequence ATGATTCAGTCAATTCATGAGAGTCGTCTTGGGATGAGTAGGCGATCTAGTAAGGTTAGTATTTCGTCGGCGTTTCCTATCAAGCCTGAGCAGTTGGGGGAGTTACATGATCCCAAATCACTTGCTGCGTTCGATAGAGTATTTGATTCGAACGAGCAAGGTTTGTacaagttgttgaagacgGATCAGGATGCGGGGCTGACGCTGTACGATGAGAATGTGAAGGATTCGGAACGTTATCTGGTGTACGGGGACAACAGGATCCCTGAGCGGAAGTCGAAAAGTTTTTTACAGCTTACCTGGGCGGCATTCAAGGATCAGACGATGATACTGCTGACTGTGGCGGCGGTTGTGTCGCTAGCGCTGGGTTTGTACGAGACCATTGGGCAGCCGGTTGAGTACGACGACGAGGGGAACGAGATGGCGAAGGTGGATTGGGTGGAGGGTGTGGCTATCATGGTTGCGGTGTTGGTTGTGGTGATTGTAGGGGCGGTGAACGATTATCAGAAGGAGCTGCAGTTTGCGAAGCTGAATAGGAAGAAGGACGATCGCGATGTGATCGTGATCCGGAACGGAGAACAGCACGTGATTTCGATTCATGATCTTTTGGTTGGTGATTTGATCTGTTTACAGACCGGGGATGTGGTACCGGCAGACTGCATACTGGTGAAGGGGGCATGTGAGTGCGACGAGTCTGCGCTGACGGGTGAGACTGATACGATCAAGAAAGTTGAGATTAATGTGGCGCTGCGGAAATATAAGGAAATGGTGGCATCAAACCCTGGAGTGGATATAGGTACTGTATatggtgatgaagaaaatgtGCCCGATCCGATGCTTCTATCAGGTTCGAAGTTGTCTGGATTGTGCCAGGCTATTGTCACATCAGTAGGTGTTAATTCGGTGCATGGAAAAACGATGATGGCATTAAAGGTGGAAGTTGAAGAGACTCCTTTACAACAGAGATTGGGTAATCTTGCGGAGAACATTTCGATATATGGTTCGCTGGTGGCGCTATTATTGTTCATCATCTTGTTTGCCAGGTTCTTGTCGTATTTGCCGGCAAACAAGAAGTACCATGGCCTGAAGCCCGCTCAAAAGGGTTCCAAATTCATGGACATCTTTATTACCGCAGTAACGGTGATTGTGGTTGCTGTACCTGAAGGTCTGCCGTTAGCAGTCACGTTAGCCTTAGCATTTGCAACCACAAGGATGACTAAAGACGGTAATTTGGTTAGAGTTCTTCGTGCTTGTGAAACCATGGGTTCTGCTACAGCTGTTTGCTCTGACAAAACGGGGACCCTAACACAGAATAGAATGACAGTTGTAAAAGGAATACTGGGTGGTTCTCATTTTGACGATACAGTGGATGCAGGCCACAAGGGTATCAGGTCGGAAACGGTCTTTCACAATGATCTTTCAGAGGAACTTCGGAATGATGTCCTTTCAAATATAGCATTAAATTCAACCGCATTCGAAAATAAGGAGGTAACCCAGGAAACAGAGATTAGCTGTAATCCATATCATAAGCCTAGAAGAGTTCTTTTCCCGTGGTCTAAAAATAAGAAAGTCCAAGAACACGAAGAAATTGCGAGTGCTTCAAAGTCTCAAAAGGAATCATTCATTGGCTCTAAAACTGAAACTGCATTGCTCACTATCGCCAAAAAGTCACTAAATATGACTGATTTGCAAAGTCTCCGTGAAGAAACTATACAGTTGGGAGTAGAATCGATTGTACAGGTTATTCCTTTCGAAAGTTCGCGGAAATGGGGTGGGATTATCGTTAAATTAGATAACGGAATTTTTAGGTTTTACATCAAGGGTGCAGCAGAAGCGGTTTTAAGAAGATGTCGCTATAAAAGACTATCTGACAACACAATTATAAAACTTTCACCTGAAGTCTACCCACAGGAtgaaaatataataaggAGTTTGGCTGCAGATGCATTGAGAACCATCTCTCTGGCACACATGGACTTTTCTAGTAGATTGGCGTCATGGCCACCAAAAGAGTTGGAAGATCCATCCAATCCTTTAATCGCCTCTCCAGAACTATTATTTGGTGAAGAACTCAATCCAACTGGCTCTGATAAACCAGAAATTATCACTAATGACAATAGTGGCCTTGTACTCGACGGTATTGTCGGTATTCAAGATCCCTTGCGTGAGGGAGTCAAAGAATCTGTAGAACAGTGTCAAAGATCAGGTGTAACGGTTCGTATGGTTACCGGTGACAATATATTAACTGCAAAATCAATTGCCAGAAACTGTAGTATCCTATCCGAAGAACAATATCAAGACTCCACATGTGCTATGGAGGGTCCTGTTTTCCGTAAGCTGTCGAAATCTGAGCAGGTTAATATTATACCGAAACTGAGAGTTCTTGCTAGATCCTCTCCGGAGGATAAAAGAATCTTGGTGGagaatttgaaacaaatGGGCGAATTAGTTGCAGTGACTGGTGATGGTACAAATGATGCGCCAGCTTTAAAATTGGCTGATGTTGGGTTTTCTATGGGGATTGCGGGAACAGAGGTCGCCAGAGAAGCTTCTGACATTATTTTAATGACGGATGATTTCACTGCCATCGTCAATGCAATAAAGTGGGGTAGATGTGTCAGTATTTCAATTAAGaagtttcttcaatttcagCTTACTGTTAACATAACTGCGGTTATCCTAACATTTGTTTCAGCAGTAGCCTCttctgatgaagatgcagtTCTAACGGCAGTGCAACTACTTTGGGTCAATCTTATTATGGATACGTTGGCCGCACTTGCTCTCGCAACTGATAAGCCTGATGACAACATTTTAGATAGGAAACCTAATGGTAGAAATACTCCTCTGGTTTCGGTTTCTACTTGGAAGATGATTCTTGGACAGGCAGCACTTCAATTGGTAGTCACATTTATTTTGCACTTCTGTggtaaaaaaatattttaccCCGGAAGAGATAAGATTTCTGGACATGAATCACAGAAGCTCAATGCTCTAGTATTCAATACCTTCGTCTGGttgcaatttttcaaactaTTGGTGTCCAGAAAACTGGACGAGGCAGATGGAATATCTAATTGGAGAGCTAGAATCACCACTTCAAACCTAaattttttccaaaacctATCTAGGAATTACTATTTCTTAgctattattactattattgGAATGTGCCAAATTCTGATTATGTTCGTTGGTGGTGCTGCTTTTTCAATTGCGAGACAAACGGGAGCTATGTGGGCCACCGCCATTATATGTGGAATGTTGTCCCTACCAGTTGGTGTGCTGATCCGAATCTGTCCAGACGAATGGGTTATTGCTATATTCCCAACCACCCTATTCAACATGCTCAAGTATATTGTCACCTTAAAATTCTTAAAACGTCCTTTAAAGAAGGAACAGgaatcattattaatagaAGGAGAACCTAACGGACACGACTTGTTGGGCTCTTCTGCATTTGAAAGGGCTAAGCTAGATGTCCTGATCCACAAGGAACGTTTTAAGGACTACGAAGTTTCCTACCTCAACCCTGCCAGCATTATCAGGAAATGGAGGTGCTCACAAGATTTGAATCcttctgatgatgaacatTCACTTATTGCTTCTTTGACTATGGTTCCAACGTTAGTTGGTGGTGCAGTCGGTGGTTTTTCGCATATTACAATCAAACCGTCGAAAGAATTCGCACAAACCGTAGCTGTAAGTCCTTCTAGTGTTGGAAGCTCAAGCGCTACTGACGATATTGaggaaataaaataa
- the COG7 gene encoding Golgi transport complex subunit COG7 (similar to Ashbya gossypii AFL010C) gives MNQEDEILEMFFDEQFVPQAYLDILLSSTEIPLNDMQSISWSLLSRLEYYTRYLTKELENTIKVLKKPAEILSYSKFQSEGNLGTTKLEYYLDTLANSVKSLESDIVKINSQLVELDTSYEHSAGIVDKLNKLKLTKSRLLTVQDVFQQLRTIMTISVEDKDIKLQKVTAEDFKVALDTLKETILVKLTEDSGSDQKSVSNNSELMAKIDSFISLKPLLKGFTNFYPVYLEFAKAVQSQKDQYLSQRLLDERFI, from the coding sequence ATGAACCAGGAAGATGAAATATTGGAGATGTTTTTCGATGAGCAGTTTGTTCCTCAGGCTTATCTAGACATCTTACTATCGTCTACAGAGATACCGTTGAATGACATGCAGTCCATTTCATGGTCTTTGCTTTCGAGATTGGAGTATTATACTAGATATTTAACGAAGGAATTAGAAAATACAATTAAGGTATTAAAGAAGCCTGCAGAAATTTTaagttattcaaaatttcaaagtGAAGGTAACCTTGGGACGACCAAATTAGAATATTATTTAGACACTTTAGCGAACTCAGTGAAGTCTTTAGAAAGCGATATTGTTAAAATCAATTCACAGTTGGTTGAATTGGATACAAGTTATGAGCATAGTGCTGGTATTGTCGATAAGCTAAATAAATTGAAGTTAACCAAGTCAAGGTTGCTGACAGTTCAAGATGTATTCCAGCAGTTGAGGACAATTATGACTATCTCTGTAGAGGATAAAGATATCAAATTGCAGAAGGTTACCGCCGAGGACTTCAAAGTAGCGTTAGATACGTTAAAAGAAACGATATTAGTGAAACTAACTGAAGATTCTGGGTCAGACCAAAAATCCGTTAGTAATAACTCGGAACTGATGGCAAAGATTGATTCATTTATCAGTTTGAAGCCATTGTTAAAGGGATTCACAAACTTTTATCCCGTTTATCTAGAGTTTGCAAAAGCAGTACAATCTCAAAAAGATCAATATTTAAGTCAGAGATTATTAGATGAAAGATTTATATAA
- the RPN14 gene encoding Rpn14p (similar to Ashbya gossypii AFL009C), whose translation MGELPSFHIQADVVECIKDVEQGKVEMEQFYINVEPDIHTVKDYTVKVSKVEDEIVFDAGEGNVFKKVSPQIYEASFEGGKHKCYFKLPSIVYTKDIISGRESESSSARHFTAFDLVHTPEESWCAFGDSNGKISVYKHFSLDKELDGHADYVTSLKFFPSGEVLLSTSMDMQVKIWSAVDGSNPRTFTGHKAAVTESAIIGRGRNILSCSKDGTIKLWECGSGTMLRNFRRDDNAFDGINTMQLLDLEGRRAATVNENHLEYSTENKTVIAGHFSGVLTYHDIYSKQQIAEFPSQFSSPCTTLSCNNTALGDSLSHYIYAGYENGCIAQWDTRYTNKAVNHLFFNKGASADRLFYFQDSLYVSSNVDSSCQISLDSRGNFKDQTFLVADDHKIAQYVADPNDKSIWAVGDWSFCAKY comes from the coding sequence ATGGGGGAATTACCGAGTTTTCATATTCAAGCAGATGTGGTGGAATGTATTAAGGATGTGGAGCAGGGTAAGGTTGAGATGGAGCAATTTTACATTAATGTTGAACCGGACATTCATACAGTGAAGGACTATACAGTTAAGGTGAGTAAGGTTGAGGATGAGATAGTGTTCGATGCAGGGGAGGGGAACGTTTTTAAGAAGGTTTCCCCCCAGATTTATGAGGCTAGTTTCGAGGGCGGTAAGCATAAGTGCTATTTCAAATTACCTTCAATAGTTTACACAAAGGACATTATTAGTGGACGAGAGAGCGAATCGAGTTCTGCACGGCATTTCACAGCATTTGATCTGGTGCATACCCCTGAAGAAAGTTGGTGTGCGTTTGGAGACAGTAATGGGAAGATATCTGTGTACAAGCATTTTTCGCTGGATAAGGAGCTTGATGGTCATGCAGACTATGTTACATCGCTGAAATTTTTCCCCAGTGGGGAGGTTTTATTGAGTACGTCAATGGATATGCAGGTAAAGATATGGTCAGCGGTGGATGGCTCTAATCCTAGGACTTTCACTGGACACAAGGCTGCGGTGACGGAATCTGCCATCATTGGACGAGGTCGGAACATTTTATCGTGTTCAAAGGACGGAACCATTAAGCTTTGGGAATGTGGAAGCGGGACTATGCTAAGGAATTTTCGAAGGGATGATAACGCATTTGATGGGATTAATACCATGCAATTATTGGACTTGGAAGGGCGAAGAGCAGCAACTGTGAATGAAAATCATCTGGAGTATAGCACTGAGAACAAAACCGTAATAGCCGGCCATTTTTCAGGTGTTTTAACATACCATGACATATATTCTAAGCAACAGATAGCAGAGTTTCCAAGCCAGTTCTCCTCGCCATGTACCACCTTGTCATGTAACAATACAGCCCTTGGGGATTCTTTATCACATTACATATATGCCGGATACGAAAATGGTTGTATTGCCCAGTGGGATACAAGATACACAAACAAGGCAGTCAACCActtatttttcaacaaggGGGCATCAGCAGATCGTCTCTTTTACTTCCAAGACTCTCTCTATGTATCATCTAACGTAGACAGTAGCTGCCAGATATCACTAGATTCCCGTGGTAATTTTAAGGACCAGACATTTTTGGTAGCCGATGACCATAAGATTGCCCAATATGTTGCTGACCCGAATGATAAATCCATCTGGGCCGTAGGAGACTGGTCGTTTTGCGCAAAGTATTAA
- the RFA1 gene encoding replication factor A subunit protein RFA1 (similar to Ashbya gossypii AFL008W), giving the protein MMTLNTTVSTGDLATIFKDRSRYENPVGGYYQCSQTKKAEQVATSKKNLILINDGTYHMKALLRGEASQKALSQNLKRGDIFRVVTGEPAVIKEKKKFVLIIDDFEITKRDADVNAHTEFIDAYFAAHPNEVVNLEGVGNEGQDMSPSPTLGSGALGNPVQSVHRQSEVQLQQSNQFSGNESQKSKPIFAIEQLSPYQNMWTIKARVSFKGDIKTWHNQRGEGKLFNVNFLDTSGEIRATAFNDNAMKYFEILQEGKVYYVSKARIQPSKPQFSNLKHPYELQLDRDTVVEECFEATDVPKMNFSFVKLDHLSSMEANSSVDVLGIIQTVNPPFEMTAKSGKKFNRRDIVIVDDTGYSISVGLWNEQAVDFNLPEGSVIAVKSARVTDFAGKSLSMGFSSTLHPNPDIPEAYAIKGWYNAKGSETNFHSLKTEAGESGAVKFIANRITIGRAKEENLGRSEKGDYFNVKGAINFLKVDNFAYPACSSEGCQKKVIEQTDGTWRCEKCQVDHPNPKWRYMLTISILDETSQIWLTLFNDQAEKLLGMDANTLTKLKNTDSEQFQRVTQSVQMNEFDFRIRAREDTYNEETRVRYTVVNLYPLRWKTESEFLAEELSKTFLN; this is encoded by the coding sequence ATGATGACGTTGAATACAACTGTAAGTACGGGTGATTTGGCGACTATTTTTAAGGATAGGTCGAGGTATGAAAATCCAGTCGGGGGCTATTATCAATGTTCGCAAACAAAGAAGGCGGAACAGGTGGCGACTAGTaagaagaatttaatattGATTAATGATGGTACATACCATATGAAAGCGTTGTTAAGAGGGGAAGCATCTCAGAAGGCTTTGAGtcagaatttgaagagagGGGACATTTTCCGGGTAGTGACAGGAGAACCTGCGGTTAtcaaggagaagaagaagtttgtATTGattattgatgattttgaaataacCAAGAGAGATGCAGATGTGAATGCACATACTGAGTTTATCGATGCGTACTTTGCGGCTCATCCAAATGAGGTGGTGAATTTAGAGGGCGTTGGGAACGAAGGTCAAGATATGTCGCCATCTCCAACTTTAGGATCTGGAGCTCTAGGCAATCCTGTGCAGTCAGTGCATAGACAGTCAGAAGTTCAACTACAACAGAGCAACCAATTTTCAGGAAATGAATCCCAAAAGTCCAAGCCTATATTTGCTATTGAACAGCTTTCTCCCTATCAAAACATGTGGACAATAAAGGCGCGAGTATCCTTTAAAGGCGATATCAAGACATGGCACAACCAACGCGGTGAAGGTAAACTCTTTAATGTTAATTTCTTGGACACTTCTGGAGAAATTCGTGCTACTGCATTCAATGATAATGCTATGaagtattttgaaattttacAAGAGGGAAAGGTGTATTATGTTTCCAAGGCTAGAATACAGCCATCTAAACCGCAGTTTTCCAACTTAAAACATCCTTATGAGTTGCAGTTGGATAGGGACACTGTTGTGGAAGAATGTTTTGAGGCTACTGATGTTCCAAAGATGAACTTTAGTTTTGTGAAGTTGGATCACCTATCTAGTATGGAGGCAAATTCCAGTGTTGACGTCTTGGGTATTATTCAGACAGTGAATCCTCCATTTGAGATGACCGCCAAATCAGGAAAAAAGTTTAACCGTCGTGACATTGTGATTGTCGATGATACCGGCTATTCCATCAGCGTTGGCCTATGGAACGAACAAGCAGTGGACTTCAATTTGCCGGAGGGTTCCGTTATTGCCGTGAAAAGTGCAAGAGTAACTGATTTCGCGGGCAAATCTTTGTCCATGGGGTTCTCTAGTACCCTTCATCCAAATCCTGATATCCCTGAAGCTTACGCCATAAAAGGATGGTATAATGCCAAGGGCAGCGAAACCAATTTCcattctttaaaaacagAAGCAGGCGAATCGGGCGCGGTTAAATTCATCGCTAACCGTATCACAATCGGTAGGGCTAAAGAGGAAAATCTTGGCAGAAGTGAGAAAGGTGATTATTTTAATGTTAAAGGAGCGATCAACTTTCTAAAGGTTGATAACTTTGCATATCCTGCATGCTCCTCTGAAGGTTGTCAAAAGAAAGTGATTGAACAAACTGATGGTACATGGAGATGTGAAAAATGTCAAGTTGACCATCCTAATCCAAAATGGAGGTACATGCTGACAATATCTATTCTGGATGAAACATCTCAAATCTGGTTGACACTGTTTAATGACCAAGCAGAAAAATTGTTGGGCATGGATGCGAACACATTAACAAAGCTGAAGAACACGGATTCTGAACAATTCCAGAGAGTAACACAAAGCGTACAAATGAATGAATTCGATTTCAGGATTAGGGCCCGTGAAGATACTTATAATGAAGAGACAAGGGTTAGATATACTGTAGTAAATCTTTATCCGCTGAGATGGAAGACTGAGTCCGAATTTTTAGCTGAAGAATTGTCTAAAACTTTCTTAAATTGA
- the CDH1 gene encoding Cdh1p (similar to Ashbya gossypii AFL007C): protein MSDNDSPFMDNTPSTSPAKKSQANNRVSKRPISSSSSSSSLLSSPVRRPRSTNAYTDRFMPNRTNMDLNTVISIGSTSNLTYVSPITSDNQIEFQKERQAHQTFDTILKNELFGDKLSKDSNDNENNIERIHCTASQSLEEPNTPPKSNSSDHSTSSTPATPKRLTFTSTDSLQRPTSNNVRGASLFTYRERSATRNSTVSMLQQQFMNSISPVRPDSQRLLLSPGKRFRDIAKVPYRVLDAPSLADDFYYDLIDWSSTDMLAVALGKTVFLTDDNSNEVIQMCETDLEYTSLSWVNSGSHLAVGLSDGIVELHDVVKKKCIRTLSGHLDRVACLSWNHHILSSGSRDHKILHRDVRMPEHYFEQINTHSQEVCGLKWNVEENRLASGGNDNMVYVYDGPSKKALLRFSEHTAAVKAMAWSPHKRATLATGGGTADRKLKIWNVNSGTKLNDTDTGSQICNMVWSKNTDELVTSHGYSKFNLTLWDCPNLEPLAVLKGHSFRVLHLTLSADGTTIVSGAGDETLRYWKLFDKSKSSGQPDSVLTSAFSKLR from the coding sequence atgtcAGATAATGATAGTCCATTCATGGATAACACACCCTCTACATCGCCTGCGAAGAAGTCACAAGCGAATAATAGGGTCAGTAAACGTCCcatttcttcatcctcttcatcatcttcactACTATCATCTCCAGTAAGACGACCACGATCTACAAATGCTTATACGGATAGATTTATGCCTAATAGGACAAATATGGATTTGAATACAGTGATATCAATTGGCAGTACGTCGAATTTAACATATGTATCGCCCATTACTTCAGATAATCAGATTgaatttcaaaaagaacGACAGGCACATCAAACATTTGATAccattttgaagaatgaaCTTTTTGGCGATAAATTGTCGAAAGACTCgaatgataatgaaaataatatcgAACGTATTCATTGTACTGCATCCCAGAGTTTAGAGGAGCCAAATACTCCACCGAAGTCTAATTCTTCTGACCATTCAACATCGTCGACCCCGGCCACACCCAAGAGGCTTACGTTTACGAGCACGGACAGTCTACAGAGACCAACGTCGAATAATGTGAGAGGTGCCAGTTTATTTACATACCGTGAAAGAAGTGCAACACGCAATTCTACTGTTTCGATGTTGCAGCAACAGTTTATGAATTCTATTTCACCAGTGAGGCCCGACTCCCAAAGGTTATTGCTTTCTCCCGGAAAGAGGTTTAGAGATATAGCCAAGGTTCCATATAGAGTGCTTGACGCACCATCTTTGGCAGATGATTTTTACTACGATCTTATAGATTGGTCTAGCACAGATATGTTGGCAGTAGCTTTGGGGAAGACTGTCTTTTTAACAGATGATAACAGTAATGAAGTAATTCAGATGTGTGAAACTGACCTTGAATATACGAGTTTAAGTTGGGTTAATTCGGGATCACATTTGGCAGTAGGGTTAAGCGATGGAATTGTAGAATTGCATGATGTCGTTAAAAAAAAGTGTATTCGGACTTTATCTGGTCATTTGGATCGTGTCGCATGTCTATCCTGGAATCACCACATCCTTAGCTCAGGGAGTAGAGACCATAAGATATTACATAGAGACGTGCGCATGCCAGAGCACTACTTTGAGCAAATAAATACGCACTCACAGGAGGTTTGTGGATTGAAGTGGAACGTCGAAGAAAACAGATTAGCCTCTGGTGGCAACGATAATATGGTGTATGTCTATGATGGGCCTTCTAAGAAGGCCCTTTTGAGATTTTCAGAACatactgctgctgttaAAGCAATGGCTTGGTCACCGCACAAACGTGCAACATTAGCCACCGGTGGTGGTACTGCTGATCGAAAGTTAAAGATATGGAACGTTAATTCGGGAACAAAGTTGAATGACACAGATACAGGTTCGCAGATTTGTAATATGGTTTGGTCAAAAAATACTGACGAATTGGTTACTTCTCACGgatattccaaatttaATTTGACTCTCTGGGATTGCCCAAACCTAGAACCGCTAGCGGTATTGAAGGGACATAGTTTTAGAGTGTTACATCTAACGTTATCTGCCGATGGCACTACAATAGTATCTGGTGCAGGTGATGAAACTTTGAGGTATTGGAAATTATTTGACAAGTCGAAATCTAGTGGGCAGCCAGATTCAGTATTGACCTCTGCATTTAGTAAGCTacgataa
- the SWD1 gene encoding COMPASS subunit protein SWD1 (similar to Ashbya gossypii AFL006C), which produces MANRLLQDPFSVLKEYPEKLTDTFEIPLQGECLQFSHGGDYLAVGCSNGSIVIYDMDTKKPISMLGNRGGSHVRSVQSVSWSQCGRYLFSSSRDWSVKMWDLKMPWRCYKGYRFDGPVWTCDILGIDANRCVATVLEQKYGFMIDFSHDIATAVEIRDPAMELEQQEVKDYGYTLVTCLHPRLKEVIITGTSNGWVIIYRILPQDSGFKLIKKAFIGNSNIKHIIITPYGDRVAINCSDRSIRQYSFTIDEDSFEINLDLEHKYQDVINKLQWNSIAFSNHSGEYIVASAHGSSAHDLYLWETGSGTLVRVLEGPEEELLNIDWNFYNMCITSNGLESGNVYIWSIIIPPKWSALAPDFEEVEENVEYREKEDEFDQLDELGHQQEQDEAEEVYIDLRTKEKFDVRGNDLSLEKFIIPTDYEGILMVKGLQATSNTSWIN; this is translated from the coding sequence ATGGCTAATAGGTTGCTTCAAGATCCTTTTAGTGTGCTTAAGGAGTACCCGGAAAAACTAACCGACACTTTTGAGATTCCATTACAAGGTGAATGTTTACAGTTTAGTCATGGGGGAGATTATCTAGCTGTTGGGTGTTCCAATGGATCGATTGTAATCTATGATATGGATACTAAGAAACCCATTTCAATGCTTGGTAATAGGGGTGGTTCTCATGTAAGGTCCGTTCAGTCCGTGTCTTGGTCTCAGTGCGGTCGTTATTTGTTTAGTAGTTCTCGTGACTGGAGTGTAAAGATGTGGGATTTAAAAATGCCTTGGAGGTGTTATAAGGGATATAGATTTGATGGGCCTGTTTGGACTTGTGATATATTAGGAATTGATGCCAATAGGTGTGTTGCAACTGTTTTAGAAcaaaaatatggatttATGATTGATTTTTCTCACGATATAGCCACAGCTGTTGAGATCAGAGACCCAGCGATGGAGCTGGAACAGCAAGAGGTGAAAGATTATGGGTATACTTTAGTTACATGCTTACACCCGCGTCTTAAAGAAGTCATAATCACGGGTACTTCAAACGGCTGGGTGATTATCTATCGGATTCTCCCTCAGGATTCTGGCTTCAAATTGATTAAGAAAGCATTTATTGGTAATTCGAATATCAAGCATATTATAATAACACCTTATGGAGACAGAGTGGCGATTAATTGTTCCGATAGATCAATAAGACAATACTCTTTCACAATCGACGAAGATTCCTTCGAAATAAATCTCGATTTGGAGCACAAATACCAGGACGTCATCAACAAATTGCAATGGAACTCAATTGCCTTTAGCAACCATTCCGGCGAGTATATCGTTGCATCTGCCCATGGATCTTCTGCCCATGATTTGTATCTTTGGGAAACAGGATCAGGAACTTTAGTACGAGTCTTAGAGGGCCCCGAAGAAGAATTACTCAACATAGACTGGAACTTCTACAATATGTGTATAACAAGCAATGGGCTTGAGTCGGGAAACGTCTATATCTGGTCGATTATAATTCCTCCTAAATGGAGCGCATTAGCTccagattttgaagaagtgGAAGAAAACGTTGAGTACAGAGAGAAAGAGGACGAATTCGATCAACTAGACGAGCTAGGCCatcaacaagaacaagatgAGGCTGAAGAAGTATACATAGATCTCCGTACAAAAGAGAAGTTTGATGTCAGAGGTAATGACCTATCATTGGAAAAATTCATCATTCCTACAGACTACGAAGGCATATTAATGGTCAAGGGGCTACAGGCTACTAGCAACACATCATGGATTAATTAA